Proteins encoded by one window of Sphingosinicella sp. BN140058:
- a CDS encoding cysteine hydrolase family protein: MPISADTALLIIDMQRCMADPSAPPRNNPDAEANIARLLAAWRAARRPIVHARHLSLDPSSGFRPGQAGALFQSAFEPATDEHVIDKHVPDAFAASSLERYLRVRSIGDLVVVGVSTNNSVEATVRSAGCLGFRVTVAADACFTFDRPDFDGRPRSAEDIHRASLSNLNGEYAAVRTTAEILGG, encoded by the coding sequence TTGCCAATTTCCGCCGACACTGCCCTGCTCATCATCGACATGCAGCGCTGCATGGCCGATCCGTCGGCTCCGCCGCGCAACAATCCGGATGCCGAGGCGAACATCGCACGTCTGCTCGCCGCCTGGCGCGCGGCCCGGCGCCCGATCGTTCATGCCCGCCATCTGTCGCTCGACCCATCTTCCGGCTTCAGGCCCGGACAAGCCGGTGCGCTATTCCAGAGTGCGTTCGAACCGGCCACGGACGAGCATGTGATCGACAAGCACGTGCCGGACGCCTTTGCCGCCTCGTCGCTGGAGCGATACCTGCGGGTGCGATCGATCGGCGATCTTGTCGTGGTCGGCGTTTCCACCAACAATTCGGTGGAGGCGACGGTGCGATCCGCCGGCTGCCTCGGCTTCAGGGTGACGGTCGCGGCCGATGCGTGCTTCACCTTCGATCGGCCCGATTTTGATGGTCGTCCCCGGAGCGCCGAAGACATTCACCGAGCGAGCCTTTCGAACCTCAACGGCGAATATGCGGCGGTGCGGACCACCGCCGAGATCCTCGGCGGCTGA
- a CDS encoding GFA family protein, with translation MHKGSCLCGAVRFEIEKPLKGPDACHCSQCRKVSGHVWASTDLAEADLRLDGAENLTWFQSSEKVRRGFCATCGAALFWKPIFKDTIAVAMGAFETPTQTRLAMHIFVADKGDYYEIADGVPQKPQ, from the coding sequence ATGCACAAGGGGTCATGCCTGTGCGGGGCGGTACGCTTCGAGATCGAGAAGCCGCTGAAGGGGCCCGACGCGTGTCATTGCAGCCAGTGCCGCAAGGTCTCGGGCCACGTCTGGGCCTCGACCGATCTCGCCGAAGCCGACCTGCGCCTCGACGGGGCCGAAAACCTCACCTGGTTCCAGTCGTCCGAAAAGGTCAGGCGCGGCTTCTGCGCGACCTGCGGCGCGGCCCTGTTCTGGAAGCCGATCTTCAAGGACACGATCGCGGTCGCAATGGGCGCGTTCGAAACACCGACGCAGACCCGGCTCGCGATGCACATCTTCGTCGCCGACAAAGGTGATTATTACGAGATCGCCGACGGAGTTCCTCAGAAGCCGCAATGA
- a CDS encoding sensor histidine kinase, with product MPHRTSLEAALKKLHTQERLTDEAQRIASIGTYIHDSVSDEGIWSRQLKRIFGLPDDDAPVATECFMGMIHPEDRSWFREAWIRAWRSAERSETEHRIVRTDGAVRHVHAWGQLLQQGDGEPAIMVGTVQDVTDRLVREKLIVDQAEQLRAMEAELLYLSRQSAMGTMASTLAHELNQPLTAITFYAAALKRGEQDQRRRDMLGTLEENALRAGEIIRRLRLSVETGVAKKERFRCDELVNEAITFSTIGCEGVAFELDLAGEEIYGADRVQIQQVLVNLIRNACQAVKTRSDGKVRIATSKVPAADFIRICISDNGAGIPEALLPRVFDSGVSTKESGMGLGLSISRTIVEAHGGRIWAENGAEGARFLFDLPLRTAH from the coding sequence GTGCCGCACCGCACCTCGCTCGAAGCTGCTCTCAAGAAACTGCACACCCAGGAGAGGCTGACCGACGAGGCGCAGCGGATCGCGTCGATCGGCACCTATATCCACGACTCGGTCAGCGATGAGGGTATCTGGTCGCGTCAGCTTAAACGCATCTTCGGACTGCCGGACGATGATGCGCCGGTTGCGACCGAATGCTTCATGGGGATGATCCATCCGGAGGATCGTTCCTGGTTCCGCGAAGCGTGGATCCGCGCCTGGCGCAGTGCGGAACGATCGGAAACGGAGCACCGGATCGTGCGAACCGACGGGGCGGTTCGCCACGTCCACGCCTGGGGGCAATTGCTGCAGCAGGGCGACGGCGAACCCGCGATCATGGTCGGGACCGTCCAGGACGTTACCGATCGGCTAGTCCGAGAAAAGCTGATCGTCGATCAGGCAGAACAATTGCGCGCCATGGAAGCGGAATTGCTTTACCTGTCGCGCCAGAGCGCAATGGGAACCATGGCGTCTACCCTCGCGCACGAGCTCAACCAGCCGCTGACCGCAATCACCTTCTACGCGGCGGCGCTCAAGCGGGGTGAACAGGACCAGCGGCGGCGGGACATGCTCGGGACCCTGGAAGAAAATGCCCTGCGCGCCGGCGAAATCATTCGGCGGCTGCGGCTCTCCGTCGAAACCGGTGTGGCCAAGAAGGAACGGTTCCGCTGCGACGAGCTCGTCAATGAGGCGATCACATTCTCGACCATCGGCTGCGAAGGGGTTGCCTTCGAACTCGATCTTGCCGGCGAGGAGATATACGGGGCCGACAGGGTCCAGATCCAGCAGGTGCTGGTCAACCTGATCCGCAATGCCTGTCAGGCGGTGAAAACGCGGTCCGATGGGAAGGTACGAATTGCCACCAGCAAGGTCCCGGCTGCCGACTTCATCCGGATCTGCATCTCCGACAATGGTGCCGGCATTCCCGAAGCGCTCTTGCCGCGGGTCTTCGACAGCGGCGTCTCGACCAAGGAGAGCGGAATGGGGCTCGGCCTTTCCATCTCGAGAACGATCGTCGAGGCTCATGGCGGCCGGATCTGGGCCGAAAACGGCGCCGAGGGTGCGCGCTTCCTGTTCGACTTGCCATTACGGACGGCGCACTGA
- a CDS encoding pyridoxamine 5'-phosphate oxidase family protein has translation MADDSKADVWAIVADQRIAMLTVEEDGKLTSRPMGSIARPEENRIYFVTRLDSKVGEIGGSAPVNLGYSDTHKNTYLSISGTARTSQDRDKLRELWSMWVEAWLPQGPDGEDVALITIEPEDAKLWDSTSSNLIYTGKVLKAVATQSPPDGGRIEEVDMGGTGQGFIGSGTRSAPDARTAGAYDKAMRQDSDELEAPSMGGPTA, from the coding sequence ATGGCGGATGACAGCAAGGCAGACGTGTGGGCAATCGTCGCCGACCAGCGGATAGCGATGCTTACCGTCGAGGAAGACGGCAAACTGACCAGCCGTCCGATGGGCAGCATCGCCCGTCCGGAAGAAAACAGGATCTATTTCGTTACCCGTCTGGACAGCAAAGTGGGCGAGATCGGCGGCTCGGCTCCGGTCAATCTCGGCTATTCCGACACCCACAAGAACACCTACCTTTCAATCTCCGGCACCGCGCGGACCAGCCAGGATCGCGACAAATTGCGCGAGCTCTGGTCGATGTGGGTCGAAGCCTGGCTGCCGCAGGGGCCGGACGGCGAGGACGTCGCGCTGATCACGATCGAACCCGAAGACGCCAAATTGTGGGATTCGACGAGCAGCAATCTCATCTACACCGGCAAGGTGTTGAAAGCGGTGGCGACGCAGTCGCCCCCGGACGGCGGCCGGATCGAGGAAGTCGATATGGGCGGAACCGGGCAGGGGTTCATCGGCAGCGGCACGCGCTCCGCCCCGGATGCCCGCACCGCCGGCGCCTATGACAAGGCGATGCGACAGGACAGCGACGAACTCGAAGCGCCGAGCATGGGCGGCCCGACCGCCTGA
- a CDS encoding SDR family oxidoreductase has protein sequence MAPRLKPLREQTIVITGGSSGNGLATAREAVARGAAVVLAARNGEALERIREELAGLGGRVAVCAADVAIEADVERIAAAAIEHFGGFDSWVNCAAAATYGTVEQVTIEDQRRVFDVNYFGLLKGSLIAVRHLRERGGGAIINIGSVLSDRAMIFQGPYSASKHAVQAVTDALRMELERDRAPVSVTLIKPGSIATPYPEHARNYMDAPPRLPPMLYDPVLVADAVLHACEVPRRQLYVGGSGYLVSLMGRAAPRLTDFAMEAFGASAQQKPGDAGDPAKRDNLYEARSDGEVHGGQDVQIRRTSLLLEAQKSPFRLPFAVAAAGLELIGAVAERAGALRADTVTPDQEKKMSRFADRFIEALRHLEESGETSAIVDLFADGAEISNPLVKHEAGGREAAERFWTSYRAAFSAIRSEFRQVADAGGTAFLEWVSSGTAANGTSFRYGGVSVIEHDGQRIGSFRTYFDTAQIPR, from the coding sequence ATGGCGCCCCGCCTGAAGCCGCTGCGCGAGCAGACAATCGTCATCACGGGCGGCTCGAGCGGCAACGGCCTTGCCACCGCCCGTGAGGCGGTGGCCCGGGGCGCCGCCGTCGTCCTCGCCGCGCGCAATGGCGAGGCGCTGGAGCGGATCCGGGAGGAGCTTGCCGGCCTTGGCGGGCGGGTCGCGGTCTGCGCCGCGGACGTCGCCATCGAGGCGGACGTGGAGCGCATTGCAGCCGCTGCGATCGAGCATTTCGGCGGTTTCGATTCCTGGGTGAATTGCGCGGCTGCCGCGACCTACGGAACGGTCGAGCAGGTGACGATCGAAGATCAGCGCCGGGTCTTCGACGTCAATTATTTCGGACTTCTCAAGGGCTCCCTCATCGCCGTGCGGCACCTGCGCGAACGGGGCGGCGGCGCAATCATCAACATCGGCTCGGTGTTGTCCGACCGCGCGATGATCTTCCAGGGCCCCTATTCCGCGTCCAAACACGCGGTGCAGGCGGTCACGGACGCGTTGCGCATGGAATTGGAGCGCGACCGGGCGCCGGTCTCGGTCACGCTGATCAAGCCGGGTTCTATCGCAACACCCTATCCCGAGCATGCCCGCAACTACATGGATGCGCCGCCGCGGCTGCCGCCGATGCTCTACGATCCGGTCCTGGTCGCCGACGCGGTCCTGCACGCTTGCGAGGTCCCGCGGCGCCAGCTGTACGTCGGCGGCAGCGGCTATCTCGTCTCGCTGATGGGCCGCGCGGCGCCGCGCCTCACCGATTTCGCGATGGAGGCGTTCGGAGCCTCGGCGCAGCAGAAACCAGGCGATGCCGGCGATCCAGCCAAGCGCGACAATCTCTACGAAGCGCGGTCGGACGGCGAGGTTCACGGCGGCCAGGATGTCCAGATTCGCCGCACCAGCTTGCTGCTGGAGGCCCAGAAGAGTCCTTTCCGGCTGCCCTTTGCAGTCGCAGCGGCAGGCCTAGAACTGATCGGCGCAGTGGCCGAGCGCGCGGGCGCACTCCGCGCCGACACCGTGACCCCTGACCAGGAGAAGAAGATGAGCCGCTTTGCCGATCGTTTCATCGAGGCCCTCCGCCATCTCGAAGAGTCCGGGGAAACGAGTGCGATCGTGGATCTGTTCGCCGACGGTGCCGAGATCTCAAACCCGCTGGTCAAGCACGAGGCTGGCGGCCGGGAGGCCGCGGAGCGCTTCTGGACCAGTTATCGCGCGGCCTTCAGCGCAATCCGCTCGGAGTTTCGCCAGGTCGCCGATGCCGGCGGCACGGCCTTCCTGGAGTGGGTGAGCAGCGGCACTGCAGCCAACGGCACTTCGTTCCGCTATGGCGGCGTCAGCGTGATCGAGCATGACGGCCAGCGGATCGGCAGCTTCCGCACCTATTTCGACACGGCGCAGATCCCGCGATAA
- a CDS encoding efflux RND transporter permease subunit, whose product MSEHHGVAGISSWAIRNPIPVIVLFLGLSIAGIAAYLFLPIKQFPDVSFPVVQVSVIQEGAAPQELETQVTRLIEDAVTSVSGVDNVTSTITQSSSLTTIEFEVGDDPQRATDDVQRAVDEIRSELPREIEEPIVQRLEIDAAPILTYAVSARGMSETELSWFVEDTIARDLMARPGVARVARVGGVDREINVVLDPGRMAAYGVTAPQINDALRVFLVDTGGGQARVGGQQQNIRVLGAAESIEQIRKVEIPVAGRIVLLGDVASIGAGAGEEQGFARLDDRPVVAFQVMKSPVASDVAVEDEVIAALDQLRATHPNVSIELIISTVTETRNSFKATVHVLVEGMLLAALIVFLFLREWRSTMIAALAMPLSLLPTFVVMWLCGFTLNVVTLLSLTLVIGILVDDAIVEIENIEKRIERGQRPYQAALEGADAIGLAVIATTMAIVVVFTPVSFLGGTVGQFFKEFGLTVAAAVLCSLLVARLLTPLLAAYFLKPSRKAHEERPMRPFYAKSLGWALNHHKISVLLGGLFFAGSIMLAGLIPAGFMPASNPGYIFLEAQAAPGATQADMERIVEDTTRLMRANPAVARVFSQTGASNNAASGADLRRATITVVLKKDSGITTEAFQSQIRPSLRRIADARVVTQGEWGRPDLEIVLSGENGPLLERTLLQLEKEMRGLTEVADPRPATPPPGPELVIRPRLAEAARLGVSAQTIASAARVATIGEMDANVAMFTEGERRLPIRVRIPLEAREQLGKIEAMQLPTASGGTTTLGAVADIGFQPGLGRIERFNRARRAAVQADLPLGVTLGQATDAVNALPVLKHLPAGVSLTPTGDVEQMQELFLGFGVAMAAGVFMILAVMVLLFRSFLKPLIILSALPLSIGGAFLALLLVGLDLTLPVLIGILMLMGLAAKNSILLVEFAIEREREGASRRDAIVHACHERARPIIMTTFAMAAGMLPTAIGLGEGSAFRQPMAVAVIGGLISSTALSLVLVPVVYEVIDRVEQRIAPKLRRFITEPEEKQPAML is encoded by the coding sequence ATGAGCGAGCATCACGGCGTTGCCGGCATTTCTTCCTGGGCGATCCGGAACCCGATCCCGGTCATCGTCCTGTTTCTCGGCCTCAGCATCGCCGGCATCGCCGCTTATCTGTTCCTCCCAATCAAGCAGTTCCCGGATGTCTCCTTCCCGGTCGTCCAGGTCTCGGTCATTCAGGAAGGCGCCGCTCCCCAGGAGCTCGAAACCCAGGTCACCCGTCTCATCGAGGATGCGGTGACCAGCGTCTCCGGCGTCGACAACGTCACCTCGACGATCACACAGAGCTCTTCCCTGACCACGATCGAATTCGAGGTCGGTGACGATCCCCAGCGCGCGACCGACGACGTCCAGCGCGCGGTCGACGAGATCCGAAGCGAGCTGCCGCGCGAGATCGAGGAACCCATCGTCCAGCGGCTCGAGATCGATGCGGCTCCGATTCTGACCTATGCGGTTTCGGCCAGGGGCATGAGCGAGACGGAGCTCAGCTGGTTCGTCGAGGACACCATCGCGCGCGATTTGATGGCACGTCCGGGGGTTGCCCGCGTGGCGCGAGTCGGCGGGGTCGATCGGGAGATCAACGTCGTTCTCGATCCTGGCCGGATGGCCGCCTACGGGGTCACCGCTCCGCAGATCAACGACGCGCTACGGGTGTTTTTGGTGGATACCGGCGGCGGCCAGGCCCGGGTCGGCGGCCAGCAGCAGAATATCCGGGTGCTCGGTGCGGCGGAATCGATCGAGCAGATCCGCAAGGTCGAAATCCCGGTGGCCGGCCGCATCGTGCTGCTCGGCGACGTCGCCTCGATCGGCGCGGGGGCGGGAGAGGAGCAGGGCTTCGCACGCCTGGACGACAGGCCGGTCGTCGCCTTCCAGGTGATGAAAAGCCCTGTCGCGAGCGACGTTGCGGTCGAGGACGAAGTCATCGCTGCGCTCGATCAGCTCCGAGCCACCCACCCGAACGTGTCGATCGAGCTGATCATTTCCACCGTCACCGAGACTCGCAACAGCTTCAAGGCCACCGTGCACGTCCTCGTCGAAGGCATGCTCCTTGCCGCGCTGATCGTCTTCCTGTTCCTGCGCGAATGGCGATCGACGATGATCGCTGCGCTGGCGATGCCGCTGTCGCTGCTGCCGACGTTCGTCGTGATGTGGCTGTGCGGCTTCACGCTCAACGTCGTGACTCTGCTCTCGCTCACCCTTGTGATCGGCATTCTCGTCGACGATGCAATCGTCGAGATCGAAAATATCGAGAAGAGGATCGAACGTGGACAGCGCCCTTATCAGGCGGCGCTGGAAGGCGCCGACGCGATTGGCCTCGCCGTGATCGCGACGACGATGGCGATCGTGGTCGTGTTCACCCCTGTCTCCTTCCTCGGCGGTACGGTCGGCCAATTCTTCAAGGAGTTCGGCCTCACCGTCGCCGCCGCCGTGCTCTGCTCGCTCCTGGTTGCGCGCCTCCTCACTCCGTTGCTCGCAGCCTACTTCCTGAAGCCGAGCCGCAAGGCGCATGAGGAACGGCCGATGCGGCCCTTCTACGCGAAGAGCCTCGGCTGGGCCCTGAATCACCACAAGATCTCGGTCCTGCTCGGCGGGCTCTTCTTTGCCGGCTCGATCATGCTGGCGGGGCTGATCCCGGCGGGCTTCATGCCAGCGAGCAATCCCGGCTACATCTTCCTGGAAGCGCAAGCCGCACCGGGCGCCACCCAGGCGGACATGGAGCGGATCGTCGAAGACACGACGCGTTTGATGCGCGCCAATCCTGCGGTTGCCCGCGTGTTCTCGCAGACCGGCGCAAGCAACAACGCCGCCAGTGGTGCGGACCTTCGTCGCGCAACGATCACCGTGGTGTTGAAGAAGGATTCGGGCATCACGACCGAAGCGTTTCAGAGCCAGATCCGCCCATCGTTACGGCGGATCGCCGATGCGCGCGTGGTCACCCAGGGCGAGTGGGGCCGGCCCGACCTCGAGATCGTGCTGTCGGGGGAGAATGGTCCGCTGCTGGAGCGGACCCTGCTCCAGCTCGAAAAAGAGATGCGCGGCCTGACCGAGGTCGCCGATCCGCGGCCGGCGACCCCGCCGCCCGGCCCCGAGCTGGTCATCCGGCCGCGGCTCGCCGAGGCGGCCCGGCTCGGCGTAAGCGCGCAGACCATCGCCTCCGCCGCCCGGGTGGCGACGATCGGCGAGATGGATGCCAACGTGGCGATGTTCACCGAGGGCGAGCGCCGCCTGCCGATCCGCGTGCGCATTCCGCTCGAAGCCCGCGAGCAGCTCGGCAAGATCGAGGCGATGCAGCTGCCGACCGCATCCGGCGGCACTACCACTTTGGGCGCCGTGGCCGACATCGGATTCCAGCCGGGCCTCGGCCGGATCGAACGTTTCAACCGCGCCCGCCGAGCGGCCGTGCAGGCGGATCTGCCGCTCGGGGTGACGCTCGGTCAGGCAACCGATGCGGTGAATGCCCTCCCCGTTCTCAAGCATCTGCCGGCGGGCGTCAGCCTGACGCCGACCGGCGACGTCGAGCAGATGCAGGAGCTGTTCCTCGGCTTCGGGGTTGCGATGGCCGCCGGCGTCTTCATGATCCTCGCCGTCATGGTGCTGCTGTTCCGCAGTTTCCTCAAGCCGCTGATCATCCTTTCGGCGCTCCCGCTGTCGATCGGCGGCGCTTTCCTGGCGCTGCTGCTGGTCGGGCTCGACCTCACCCTGCCGGTGCTGATCGGTATCCTGATGCTGATGGGGCTCGCCGCCAAGAATTCGATCCTGCTGGTCGAATTCGCGATCGAGCGCGAGCGTGAGGGCGCCAGCCGGCGCGACGCCATCGTGCACGCCTGTCACGAGCGCGCCCGGCCGATCATCATGACCACCTTCGCGATGGCCGCCGGAATGCTGCCCACCGCGATCGGCCTCGGGGAAGGCTCGGCCTTCCGCCAGCCGATGGCGGTGGCGGTGATCGGCGGCCTGATCAGCTCGACGGCGCTCTCGCTCGTGCTGGTCCCCGTCGTCTACGAAGTGATCGATCGCGTGGAGCAGCGCATCGCGCCGAAGCTGCGCCGGTTCATCACGGAGCCTGAAGAGAAGCAGCCGGCAATGCTTTGA
- a CDS encoding efflux RND transporter periplasmic adaptor subunit — translation MITGREILRAVAIASCLVLAACGGSEETAKKADSAPRDVGVTRIELRPLVGGITASGVLVAREEAAVGAEVAGYRVTQVLAEEGDFVRAGQPLVRMDPTLLEAQIAQLQANLAQQRASAAQARREAARVSGLDREGVVATEQIEQRRTAAATAAAQVRAAEAQIAELRTRLSRLIIRAPVSGRILARAVRPGDIGAVGGTPMFRIARGGLVELRADVPEAELATIRVGQSAQVQLPSGEMVTGTIRTLSAEVSGDSRLGAVLVTLPVRNDLRVGGFGRANFTGATTQAPALPEDALRFDAEGVSVMVLRPGNRAHRVPVRTGRRVGGWVEILSGPPVGTMVLLGGGAFVLEGEQVRPVRGRTDGSGASAPPPPAEVTNAPATPRGGGTTFAPQQPGSGSGPAGAAPAGGGAAR, via the coding sequence ATGATCACCGGGAGAGAAATTTTGCGCGCAGTGGCGATCGCGAGTTGCCTTGTTCTCGCCGCCTGCGGCGGAAGCGAGGAGACCGCCAAGAAGGCCGACAGCGCACCGCGCGACGTCGGGGTTACGCGCATCGAGTTACGGCCGCTGGTCGGCGGCATCACCGCATCGGGCGTGCTGGTGGCGCGGGAGGAGGCTGCGGTCGGCGCCGAAGTCGCAGGCTACCGGGTCACCCAGGTGCTTGCTGAGGAAGGAGATTTTGTGCGCGCGGGTCAGCCGTTGGTGCGAATGGATCCGACTCTCCTCGAGGCGCAGATCGCCCAGCTTCAGGCCAACCTTGCCCAGCAGCGTGCTTCAGCGGCGCAGGCACGTAGGGAGGCGGCGCGTGTCAGCGGTCTCGACCGCGAAGGCGTGGTGGCGACCGAACAGATCGAGCAGCGCCGCACCGCGGCGGCAACGGCGGCGGCGCAGGTCCGCGCCGCGGAGGCGCAAATCGCCGAGCTGCGCACCCGATTGAGCCGCCTCATCATCCGTGCGCCGGTCTCCGGTCGCATTCTCGCACGTGCGGTCAGACCGGGCGACATCGGCGCCGTCGGCGGCACGCCGATGTTCCGCATTGCCAGGGGCGGCCTCGTCGAGCTGCGGGCCGATGTGCCCGAAGCCGAACTCGCTACCATTCGCGTCGGCCAGTCGGCGCAAGTGCAGCTGCCGAGCGGTGAGATGGTGACCGGCACCATTCGCACCCTCTCTGCCGAGGTCAGCGGCGACTCGCGCCTCGGCGCGGTGCTGGTCACGCTTCCGGTCCGCAACGATCTTCGAGTGGGCGGTTTCGGGCGTGCCAACTTCACCGGCGCGACCACCCAGGCTCCGGCGCTTCCGGAGGATGCGCTGCGCTTCGATGCGGAAGGCGTATCGGTGATGGTGCTCCGGCCAGGCAATCGCGCCCATCGCGTTCCGGTTCGAACCGGTCGGCGGGTCGGCGGGTGGGTCGAAATCCTCTCGGGGCCGCCGGTCGGAACGATGGTTCTGCTTGGCGGCGGCGCGTTCGTGCTCGAAGGCGAACAGGTGCGGCCGGTCCGCGGCCGCACTGACGGAAGTGGCGCGAGTGCCCCGCCACCGCCCGCCGAGGTCACGAACGCCCCAGCGACGCCCCGCGGCGGCGGCACGACCTTCGCCCCGCAGCAGCCGGGATCTGGATCGGGCCCGGCTGGCGCGGCGCCAGCCGGCGGAGGCGCCGCCCGATGA
- a CDS encoding efflux transporter outer membrane subunit produces the protein MSDAPASGGSNVIGGVEVAEARWGRLGCVCAWRLMPMLLMVALAGGCTTGRSPRAPDVRLPQAFDAQAAAGATIALDRWWTVYDDPQLTALVEQALATGFDTRTALARLDEARALRAATLAQLGPQGNIEGSREVRQTEDLGGQQSIDIPGIPPGFSLTPSGRSATANLNFNVSYELDFFGRRSAARRTAEGDFAAARFNAEASRVAVTAEIADTLFQARALAVQVEDARATLRIQEELLRIARIQGQRGLAPTADAARIEADVAQASAQLRDLEAQLRNLRRSLLLLTGNAGASLDTVPVTADLGAIPSPPALIPGDLLVRRPDVREAEARIQSAAGNLTTAELELFPRISLRPGLGLGLQRGTFESTTAFWAFGLGLTLPVLDRPRLLAELRASGARAEQAVLAYERAVQTAYSEADQAMTLLESDRNRFAVLDAGESRARVAFDAARRRYALGLDNLTAVLDAERAWRTIRSAAAAAHAQALRRSVQTFRAFGGGWTPAPAGRLS, from the coding sequence ATGTCCGATGCGCCCGCCTCCGGCGGTTCCAACGTCATCGGGGGGGTAGAAGTTGCCGAGGCGCGCTGGGGGCGGCTCGGATGCGTTTGTGCGTGGCGGCTGATGCCGATGCTGCTGATGGTGGCGCTGGCCGGTGGCTGCACGACCGGCAGGAGCCCCCGTGCTCCGGATGTTCGACTGCCGCAGGCATTCGACGCGCAAGCGGCCGCGGGCGCGACGATCGCGCTCGACCGCTGGTGGACGGTCTATGACGATCCTCAGCTGACCGCCCTCGTCGAGCAGGCGCTGGCGACCGGCTTCGATACCCGCACCGCTCTGGCGCGTCTCGACGAAGCCCGCGCGCTGCGTGCGGCGACCCTCGCCCAATTGGGACCGCAGGGGAATATCGAGGGCAGCCGCGAGGTCAGGCAGACAGAGGATCTCGGCGGACAGCAAAGCATCGACATCCCCGGTATCCCGCCGGGCTTCTCGCTGACCCCAAGCGGTCGCAGCGCCACTGCGAATCTCAACTTCAACGTCAGCTACGAGCTCGATTTCTTTGGCCGGCGCAGCGCCGCCCGGCGCACCGCCGAGGGTGATTTCGCGGCGGCCCGCTTCAATGCCGAAGCGTCGCGAGTCGCCGTCACCGCGGAGATCGCGGACACTCTGTTCCAGGCCCGCGCACTCGCGGTGCAGGTCGAGGATGCGCGCGCTACGCTCAGGATCCAGGAAGAATTGCTGCGGATCGCCCGAATTCAGGGGCAGCGCGGCCTCGCTCCGACCGCAGACGCAGCCCGGATCGAGGCGGACGTCGCGCAAGCCTCAGCCCAATTGCGCGATCTCGAAGCCCAATTGCGTAATCTGCGGCGCTCGCTCCTCCTCCTCACCGGCAATGCCGGCGCCAGCCTCGACACGGTTCCGGTGACTGCCGATCTCGGGGCCATCCCTTCGCCCCCCGCGCTCATTCCCGGCGACCTGCTCGTCCGCCGTCCGGACGTCCGCGAGGCGGAAGCGCGTATCCAATCCGCCGCAGGCAATCTGACCACGGCGGAGCTCGAGTTGTTTCCTCGGATCTCGCTCCGGCCGGGCTTGGGCCTCGGACTCCAGCGCGGCACCTTCGAGAGCACCACCGCCTTCTGGGCGTTTGGACTGGGCCTCACCCTCCCCGTGCTCGATCGTCCGCGCCTGCTTGCCGAGCTGCGCGCCTCGGGCGCCCGCGCCGAGCAGGCGGTCCTTGCCTATGAGCGGGCGGTGCAGACCGCCTATTCGGAGGCCGATCAGGCTATGACCCTGCTCGAGTCCGACCGAAACCGCTTCGCCGTGCTCGATGCGGGGGAGAGCCGGGCGCGGGTGGCCTTTGATGCAGCCCGTCGGCGCTATGCCCTTGGGCTCGACAATCTCACCGCCGTTCTGGACGCGGAGCGGGCCTGGCGAACCATCAGGTCCGCGGCCGCCGCTGCGCACGCTCAGGCGCTTCGCCGCTCGGTCCAGACGTTCCGCGCCTTCGGCGGGGGCTGGACACCTGCGCCGGCCGGAAGGCTAAGCTGA
- a CDS encoding TetR/AcrR family transcriptional regulator: protein MLELIAEHDFSTITVADIAARADVGYATFFRHYREKQDLLFDAADQLIDELLPTMLPALRDEDTLSASVALCRFIAGRKAICRALFAGGAEPQVCRILTERSMARAQTTGLPDPPGLPFGLAITHSVRATLGILAWWFDEAPDMDCDAVGAIIDRLVMAPVRRA from the coding sequence ATGCTCGAGCTGATCGCCGAGCATGATTTCTCGACGATCACCGTCGCCGACATCGCCGCAAGGGCGGATGTCGGTTATGCCACCTTCTTTCGCCACTATCGGGAGAAGCAGGATCTACTGTTCGATGCCGCCGATCAGCTGATCGATGAGCTCCTGCCCACGATGCTGCCGGCACTCCGGGACGAGGACACGCTCAGCGCCTCGGTTGCACTCTGCCGCTTCATTGCCGGCCGCAAGGCGATCTGTCGGGCGCTGTTCGCAGGCGGTGCCGAGCCGCAAGTCTGTCGCATCCTCACCGAGCGATCGATGGCCCGCGCCCAGACCACGGGCCTGCCCGATCCGCCCGGGCTGCCGTTCGGCCTCGCCATCACCCATTCGGTGCGGGCAACACTGGGCATCCTTGCCTGGTGGTTCGACGAGGCTCCCGATATGGATTGCGACGCGGTGGGCGCAATCATAGACCGCCTCGTCATGGCGCCCGTGCGAAGAGCGTGA